A window from Candidatus Methylomirabilis limnetica encodes these proteins:
- a CDS encoding tetratricopeptide repeat protein, producing the protein MPKHMNGIQLIRNGWFVGVAGLLYGVAVWGSFQWIYTAEIVLERLEQAVEAPDPAAAMRVYEQIARSRVRRDDLDSFVKLGQVLERAERRDAAIEIWRRVVAVVPEDEGLRMRLALTLHNAGRYAEAEPHFAALLREGPE; encoded by the coding sequence ATGCCGAAACACATGAACGGTATCCAACTGATCCGAAACGGATGGTTCGTCGGCGTAGCCGGCCTGTTGTATGGCGTAGCGGTCTGGGGTAGTTTTCAATGGATCTACACGGCCGAGATCGTGCTGGAACGGCTGGAGCAGGCGGTGGAAGCGCCGGATCCGGCGGCGGCAATGCGCGTGTATGAGCAGATCGCGCGCTCGCGAGTAAGGCGGGATGATCTCGATTCCTTTGTGAAGCTCGGACAGGTCCTTGAACGGGCTGAGCGGAGGGACGCGGCGATCGAGATCTGGCGGCGCGTTGTTGCCGTGGTCCCTGAGGACGAAGGGCTGAGGATGCGACTCGCGCTAACGCTGCACAATGCAGGCCGATATGCGGAAGCAGAGCCGCACTTCGCCGCACTGCTGAGGGAGGGACCGGAATAG
- a CDS encoding tetratricopeptide repeat protein: MTRHMTRWTAILLAVALIGVAFTALAQERESRIDENFLLLMGARNAAKSGKHDTSVRRYRRLLERDPRLNDARNELGWVLIAAGRVAEAQEEFRVALHANPKDAEAWKGILEALRKTDQKDEFLKVLDQLVELEPARKDLRMQLALELHNRGRFTEAEKHIVVLLGE; the protein is encoded by the coding sequence ATGACCAGACACATGACGCGGTGGACAGCGATCCTGCTGGCGGTAGCGCTGATAGGTGTAGCCTTCACCGCGCTGGCTCAGGAGCGGGAGTCACGAATTGACGAGAACTTCCTCCTACTGATGGGGGCAAGGAACGCGGCGAAGTCGGGCAAGCACGACACGTCGGTGCGACGCTACCGGAGGCTACTGGAAAGGGACCCGCGGCTCAACGACGCACGAAACGAGCTCGGATGGGTGCTGATCGCAGCCGGCAGGGTTGCAGAAGCGCAAGAGGAGTTTCGGGTAGCCCTGCATGCAAACCCCAAGGACGCGGAGGCCTGGAAGGGGATTCTGGAGGCGCTGCGGAAGACCGATCAGAAGGACGAGTTTCTGAAGGTGCTGGATCAACTGGTTGAGCTTGAGCCTGCACGAAAGGACCTGAGGATGCAGCTTGCGCTCGAGCTCCACAACCGTGGCCGGTTTACGGAGGCCGAAAAGCACATTGTTGTGCTGCTGGGAGAGTAA
- a CDS encoding tetratricopeptide repeat protein, which yields MRHRLTVRVLILGVFIAWAATIAGAQEPSEREVLLLGARNAWRLGAYEQAITRYRSAIALAPTQWDAITELGWLLLEAERRFEALAQFEAAATLAPDDLTVWRNKAGAYGWTFQHERALAEFDAILKRFPDDVATVLERDGKASLWLGRLRRAKTAFELLAELEPQNSEALFDLGQIATLGGRPSEAQAAYRQLMSVVPGHRQAELALDLSELSQRPLLTLGYNYIDQKGFDDKRSIRYGLASAEGRVRMSDDVSARVRYENVQFHFGRKHLLTNVGTVGLRYSPNGYFHMDGFVSEIHYNEIGRDRLNVGVGVSYEMPSGTRVRVDFERKDLWENQTTVLNGITVNRLSASVSGALERRVDWAIQGNYANYSDNNTRVGGEFLASYRLLWFPKAFRLIYRVNAYGFQRERSYFSPGAYATNTVAVEFQRWLGYPTKEDYLAEAPRNHYTAYYGISMDSNGKLFHEWQGKLAYALARQLDVGLSLKAIRSSVYDEWNAGVLIDYRF from the coding sequence ATGCGCCACCGACTCACCGTTCGGGTCCTGATTTTGGGCGTATTCATTGCTTGGGCCGCGACCATCGCGGGGGCCCAAGAGCCCAGCGAGCGAGAGGTGTTGCTGCTTGGAGCGAGGAACGCCTGGAGGCTCGGAGCGTATGAACAGGCGATCACCAGATACCGATCGGCAATCGCGCTCGCCCCAACACAGTGGGATGCCATTACTGAGCTTGGATGGCTGTTGCTTGAGGCGGAACGTCGTTTTGAGGCTCTCGCACAATTCGAGGCTGCCGCAACGCTCGCGCCTGATGATCTCACGGTATGGCGAAACAAAGCCGGGGCGTACGGCTGGACATTCCAGCATGAGCGCGCCCTGGCCGAATTTGATGCGATCCTCAAACGGTTTCCGGATGATGTGGCCACGGTGCTGGAACGCGACGGTAAGGCATCGTTGTGGCTGGGGCGACTGAGACGGGCCAAGACTGCTTTCGAACTACTGGCCGAGCTGGAGCCACAGAACAGCGAGGCACTGTTCGATCTGGGGCAGATCGCTACGCTGGGTGGGCGGCCATCCGAGGCGCAAGCGGCGTACCGCCAATTGATGTCCGTCGTGCCGGGACATCGGCAGGCCGAGCTGGCATTGGATCTCAGTGAACTCTCCCAACGGCCGCTTCTCACGCTTGGCTACAACTATATAGATCAGAAGGGCTTCGATGACAAGCGGTCAATCAGGTACGGACTGGCCAGCGCAGAGGGACGAGTTCGAATGTCGGACGACGTATCGGCCCGCGTCAGGTACGAGAATGTACAGTTCCATTTCGGACGCAAACACCTGTTGACCAATGTGGGAACCGTGGGGTTGCGCTACAGTCCGAACGGCTATTTCCATATGGATGGATTCGTGAGCGAAATCCACTATAACGAGATCGGACGGGACCGCCTTAATGTCGGCGTTGGCGTGTCGTACGAGATGCCGTCCGGAACGAGGGTGCGAGTTGACTTCGAGCGGAAGGACCTGTGGGAGAACCAGACAACCGTCCTGAATGGGATTACCGTCAATAGACTCTCGGCAAGCGTGAGCGGAGCGCTCGAACGGCGCGTCGACTGGGCGATACAAGGCAACTACGCGAACTACTCCGATAACAACACCAGGGTCGGGGGCGAGTTTCTCGCGTCGTATCGTCTACTCTGGTTTCCGAAGGCGTTTCGTCTCATCTACCGTGTAAACGCCTACGGGTTCCAGCGAGAGCGATCGTATTTTTCGCCGGGCGCATACGCCACGAACACGGTAGCCGTGGAGTTTCAACGCTGGTTGGGCTATCCGACGAAAGAGGACTATCTGGCGGAGGCACCGCGCAACCACTATACCGCCTATTACGGGATCTCCATGGATAGTAACGGGAAGTTGTTTCACGAGTGGCAAGGGAAGCTCGCCTATGCGCTGGCGCGCCAACTCGATGTCGGTCTGTCGCTGAAGGCGATTCGGTCGAGCGTGTATGATGAATGGAACGCGGGGGTACTGATCGACTACAGGTTCTAA
- a CDS encoding glycosyl hydrolase family 8, producing MTSGIWIIRVVGVISLLVVTCTASAYGPRVEIDPAVDLIARAWSGYGKRFIQQDGRVQRPRNGGDTVSEGQAYALLIASLLDDRKTFDRVLDWTERHLSRKGRTGDHLLAWHWEPGKGVTDWNSASDADLDYALALITASARWRDERYARKARLVMSDLLNLETEVINRRRYLMPGSWRKGRASYIINPSYSSPAHFRIFFACTGDPRWNDLIEGSYHLIETVSKGFAGVPGVGLVPDWLLLTADGALMRATGFSDRFSWDAIRTPWRLGMDALWFGEDRARQYLDGMSDFYTREWERHGGRFFAEYTYEGTPAQRYERVAAYAMSLSALARSNSPVLPGVLVKLRNAFNKEASLFEGSDDYYTNSLVLLALIFYREGTLPTLDPRNISCR from the coding sequence ATGACTAGCGGCATTTGGATCATAAGAGTAGTCGGGGTAATAAGCTTACTCGTGGTCACCTGTACGGCGTCGGCCTACGGTCCCAGGGTTGAGATCGATCCGGCGGTCGATCTGATCGCCAGGGCCTGGAGCGGGTACGGCAAGCGGTTCATTCAACAGGACGGGCGTGTCCAGCGTCCTCGGAACGGTGGGGATACGGTATCCGAGGGGCAGGCGTATGCGTTACTCATCGCTTCGCTGCTCGACGACCGAAAGACATTCGACAGGGTATTGGACTGGACGGAACGACACCTCTCGCGGAAGGGTCGCACCGGCGACCATCTGCTTGCCTGGCATTGGGAGCCAGGCAAGGGCGTCACTGACTGGAACAGCGCGTCCGATGCCGACCTCGATTATGCCCTCGCGCTGATTACGGCCTCCGCCCGCTGGCGCGACGAGCGCTATGCCCGGAAGGCGCGATTGGTCATGAGCGATCTACTCAACCTGGAAACAGAGGTGATCAATAGGCGGAGGTATCTCATGCCTGGAAGCTGGAGAAAAGGGCGCGCCTCCTACATCATTAACCCATCCTATTCGTCGCCGGCCCACTTCCGGATATTCTTTGCGTGTACCGGAGACCCGCGTTGGAACGACCTGATCGAGGGAAGCTACCACCTTATTGAGACAGTCTCTAAGGGCTTTGCCGGAGTCCCTGGCGTGGGGTTAGTGCCGGACTGGCTGCTCCTCACAGCGGACGGAGCCCTGATGCGCGCCACGGGATTTTCGGATCGGTTTAGCTGGGATGCCATTCGAACCCCGTGGCGACTCGGAATGGATGCGCTGTGGTTCGGGGAGGATCGGGCAAGGCAATACCTCGACGGCATGAGCGATTTTTACACGCGAGAGTGGGAGAGGCACGGTGGTCGATTCTTCGCCGAGTACACGTACGAGGGCACACCGGCCCAGAGGTATGAACGCGTAGCCGCCTATGCCATGAGCCTATCGGCGCTGGCGAGGTCGAACAGCCCTGTCTTGCCTGGCGTTCTCGTTAAGCTACGTAACGCCTTCAACAAGGAAGCGTCCCTCTTCGAAGGCAGCGACGACTACTATACGAACAGTCTCGTACTGCTTGCGCTGATCTTCTATCGCGAGGGGACACTGCCGACCCTCGATCCCAGGAATATCAGTTGCCGATGA
- a CDS encoding M48 family metallopeptidase — protein sequence MAERYVLRTWSLASWLIVLACIGIAACQTVPITGRSQLLLLSEADEMQMGIQSYREVVQKSKLSKDPVTNDLVKRVGTRIAAATGRTDFQWEFTVIEDPQANAFALPGGKVAVYTGILPITRDEAGLAAVLGHEVAHAVARHGAERVSQNLLVQMGLAGTMAALSNRDPQTVKTVSSLLGAGAAVGLVLPWSRGQESEADHLGLIYMAKAGYNPSAARDLWIRMAEASRGQGRPPEFLSTHPAEATRIHQIEAWLPEASQHYRREPGTR from the coding sequence ATGGCTGAACGCTACGTTCTGAGGACATGGTCGCTTGCCTCCTGGCTTATCGTGCTTGCCTGCATCGGCATTGCCGCATGTCAGACTGTTCCCATCACGGGCCGGTCCCAGCTCCTGTTACTCTCTGAAGCGGATGAGATGCAGATGGGGATCCAATCCTATCGGGAGGTCGTTCAGAAGTCCAAGCTCTCGAAAGACCCCGTCACCAACGACCTGGTCAAGCGTGTTGGGACTCGCATCGCGGCGGCCACCGGTCGGACAGACTTCCAATGGGAGTTTACGGTCATTGAGGATCCGCAGGCCAATGCGTTTGCTCTGCCTGGCGGTAAGGTGGCGGTGTATACCGGCATACTTCCCATCACGCGGGATGAGGCGGGTCTGGCCGCCGTCCTTGGGCATGAGGTCGCTCATGCCGTCGCGCGACACGGCGCCGAACGCGTGAGCCAGAATCTACTTGTGCAGATGGGACTGGCCGGTACCATGGCAGCGCTCTCGAACCGGGATCCACAGACCGTTAAGACGGTGAGTTCCCTGCTGGGCGCCGGCGCGGCCGTGGGGCTGGTGCTCCCCTGGAGTCGCGGTCAGGAATCCGAGGCCGACCACTTGGGGCTCATCTACATGGCGAAGGCAGGGTACAACCCCAGCGCAGCCCGCGACCTCTGGATCCGTATGGCTGAGGCATCCCGAGGTCAGGGCCGTCCCCCAGAGTTCCTCTCCACCCACCCGGCGGAGGCGACCCGCATCCACCAGATCGAGGCATGGCTTCCCGAGGCGTCGCAGCATTACCGCCGGGAACCGGGCACGCGATAA
- the rpe gene encoding ribulose-phosphate 3-epimerase, with translation MTTYKFAPSILSADFARLGEEVRAVDAAGADYIHVDVMDNHFVPNLTIGPAVVAAIRPHTQKLMDVHLMIEPVDAIIPDFAKSGADIITVHPEATRHLDRTIQLIKSLGCRAGVSLNPASPIAWLDYVLERLDLVLVMSVNPGFGGQSFIDYVLPKITAIRRRIDATGKAIDLEVDGGVKVENVRRIAEAGADTFVAGSAIFGTPDYAATMAQFRTALGGTRSGC, from the coding sequence GTGACCACTTATAAGTTCGCCCCATCGATCCTGTCCGCCGACTTTGCCCGGCTGGGTGAAGAGGTTCGCGCCGTGGATGCGGCCGGCGCCGACTACATACACGTCGACGTGATGGATAATCACTTTGTGCCCAATCTCACCATTGGGCCGGCCGTGGTCGCCGCAATCCGGCCCCACACCCAAAAGCTGATGGATGTCCACCTGATGATTGAACCGGTGGACGCCATCATTCCAGACTTCGCCAAAAGCGGGGCCGACATCATCACCGTTCATCCGGAGGCGACCCGCCATCTGGATCGGACTATCCAGCTTATCAAGAGCCTTGGGTGTCGGGCCGGGGTCTCCCTTAATCCGGCGAGTCCCATCGCCTGGCTGGACTACGTGCTGGAGCGGTTGGACCTGGTGCTGGTGATGAGCGTGAACCCCGGGTTCGGCGGCCAGAGTTTCATCGACTATGTGCTGCCGAAGATCACGGCCATTCGCCGGCGCATTGATGCTACTGGGAAGGCGATCGATCTGGAGGTGGACGGCGGCGTGAAGGTGGAGAACGTCCGCCGCATTGCGGAGGCTGGAGCCGATACCTTTGTGGCAGGTTCCGCCATCTTCGGGACCCCCGACTACGCGGCCACCATGGCCCAGTTTCGGACCGCCCTTGGCGGCACGAGAAGTGGTTGTTGA
- the fba gene encoding class II fructose-bisphosphate aldolase (catalyzes the reversible aldol condensation of dihydroxyacetonephosphate and glyceraldehyde 3-phosphate in the Calvin cycle, glycolysis, and/or gluconeogenesis), with protein MALISMRQLLDHAAEYGYGVPAFNVNNMEQIQAIMEAAHEVDSPVIMQASAGARKYASEPFLRHLFLAALEMYPDIPVVIHQDHGASPGVCIASIRSGFSSVMMDGSLFADGKTPSTYEYNVATTAHIAEVAHAIGVSVEGELGCLGSLETGTGEKEDSHGAEGTLSRDQLLTDPEQAAQFVKATKVDALAIAIGTSHGAYKFSKKPEGDVLVMERVKEIHARIPDTHLVMHGSSSVPQEWLKIIREFGGDMPQTYGVPIEEIQLGIKHGVRKVNIDTDLRLAATGAIRQDLAQGKKNFDPRKFLMAATKAMRQICKDRYEQLGSAGNASKIRSISLDDMAHRYAKGELDPHVN; from the coding sequence ATGGCACTCATTTCGATGCGACAGTTACTCGACCACGCCGCCGAGTATGGTTATGGCGTCCCCGCCTTTAACGTGAACAACATGGAGCAGATCCAGGCCATCATGGAGGCGGCTCATGAGGTGGACAGTCCTGTGATCATGCAGGCCTCCGCCGGCGCGCGCAAGTACGCCAGCGAACCGTTCCTCCGCCACCTGTTCCTGGCGGCGCTTGAGATGTACCCTGACATCCCGGTGGTTATTCACCAGGATCACGGCGCATCCCCTGGGGTGTGTATCGCTTCTATTCGCTCCGGCTTCAGCAGCGTCATGATGGACGGCTCACTCTTCGCAGACGGTAAGACCCCTTCAACGTATGAGTATAATGTCGCGACAACGGCCCATATTGCTGAGGTTGCCCACGCGATCGGCGTGTCGGTGGAAGGGGAGCTCGGCTGCCTGGGGTCCCTCGAAACCGGCACCGGCGAGAAGGAAGACAGCCACGGCGCCGAGGGGACGCTCTCACGGGATCAGCTCCTGACCGATCCAGAGCAGGCCGCCCAGTTCGTCAAGGCGACCAAGGTGGATGCCCTCGCTATTGCTATCGGCACCAGCCACGGCGCCTATAAATTCTCTAAGAAGCCTGAAGGCGATGTCCTCGTGATGGAGCGGGTCAAGGAGATCCATGCGCGCATTCCGGACACCCACCTGGTCATGCACGGCTCCTCAAGCGTTCCTCAGGAGTGGCTGAAGATCATCAGAGAGTTCGGTGGCGACATGCCGCAGACCTACGGGGTTCCGATCGAAGAGATCCAGCTTGGGATCAAGCATGGGGTGCGGAAGGTGAACATCGATACCGATCTGCGCCTGGCGGCAACCGGCGCCATCCGGCAGGATCTGGCGCAAGGCAAAAAGAACTTTGATCCGCGCAAGTTTCTGATGGCGGCCACGAAGGCCATGCGGCAAATCTGTAAAGACCGCTATGAACAGTTGGGGAGCGCCGGTAACGCAAGCAAGATCCGTTCGATCTCTCTGGACGATATGGCCCACCGCTACGCCAAGGGCGAACTCGATCCGCATGTCAACTAG
- the glpX gene encoding class II fructose-bisphosphatase: MSSVLTMNECLGRDLALDLVRVTEAAALAAGRWMGRGQKDAGDEAAVHAMRAMLGTVDIDGVVVIGEGEKDEAPMLFNGEAVGTGQGPAVDIAVDPVEGTSLLAHGRPDSIAVIGVAPRGTMWSPGPGFYMNKLVVGREAREAISSASLALPVAELLAAIGKAKHKAVADLTVFVLDKPRHSRLIADVRAAGARVLTRTDGDVAGALMAATPGSGVDVLMGIGGTPEGVISACAVRALGGAMLGQLAPQKPEEREALLAAGIDIDRVLTECDLVASDDVFFSATGITDGLLMQGVRYTDGGSTTHSIVMRGKSRTRRTIQAEHCIDKVRTIGSCSEA, translated from the coding sequence ATGAGCAGCGTGTTGACGATGAATGAGTGTCTGGGGCGTGATCTTGCGCTTGATCTGGTCCGCGTGACCGAGGCTGCCGCGTTGGCTGCCGGCCGGTGGATGGGTCGCGGGCAGAAGGACGCGGGCGACGAGGCGGCCGTTCATGCCATGCGGGCAATGCTCGGGACGGTCGATATCGACGGTGTGGTTGTCATCGGCGAAGGCGAGAAAGACGAGGCGCCGATGCTCTTCAATGGCGAGGCGGTTGGAACCGGCCAAGGACCAGCCGTGGACATAGCGGTGGACCCGGTGGAGGGTACCAGTCTGCTGGCCCATGGCCGGCCTGATTCGATCGCCGTTATCGGTGTGGCGCCACGGGGCACGATGTGGTCCCCTGGCCCTGGCTTTTACATGAATAAACTGGTGGTCGGGCGTGAGGCGCGGGAGGCTATCTCCTCGGCTAGTCTCGCTCTGCCCGTGGCTGAGTTACTCGCGGCCATCGGTAAGGCGAAGCATAAAGCCGTGGCAGACCTGACAGTATTCGTACTCGACAAGCCCCGACATAGCAGGCTGATCGCCGATGTGCGGGCCGCCGGCGCGCGCGTGCTGACGCGCACCGATGGCGACGTAGCCGGTGCGCTGATGGCTGCTACGCCAGGCTCCGGGGTGGATGTTCTGATGGGTATCGGCGGTACGCCGGAAGGCGTCATCTCCGCCTGTGCTGTTCGCGCGCTGGGTGGGGCGATGCTGGGCCAACTGGCCCCTCAGAAACCCGAAGAACGTGAGGCGCTGCTCGCTGCCGGTATCGATATCGATCGGGTTCTCACCGAGTGCGACCTTGTAGCCAGCGATGACGTGTTCTTCTCGGCCACTGGAATTACTGATGGCCTGCTGATGCAAGGTGTACGATACACGGACGGCGGCTCGACGACCCACTCGATCGTCATGCGTGGTAAGAGCCGGACCAGGCGCACGATTCAGGCAGAACATTGCATAGACAAAGTGAGGACCATCGGGTCGTGTAGCGAGGCTTAG